Genomic segment of Sphingomonas telluris:
GGATGACCGGCGAGACCGCGCTGAAGCCCTAGGCCAGCGTCGCTGGTGCGAACTTGGTGACCGGCGCGTAGCGCGGGTTGATGAGGTGCACGACCAGCAGGGCGATCAGATAGGCTGAGCCGGCGATGATGAAGATCGGCGTGTAGCTTCCGAACGTCTCCAGCACCCAGCCGGCATATTTCGCCATCAGCATGCCGCCGAGCGCACCCGCGAACCCGCCAAGGCCGACGACGGATCCGACCGCCCAGCGCGGGAAAAGGTCCGCCGGCATTGAGAAGAGGTTGGCGGAGAAGCCCTGGTGACCCGCGCAGGCGAGCCCAATCAGAAGCACGGCCATCCACACCGATGGGACCGAAACCGCGAACGCGACCGGTACGACGATCAGCGCGCAGGCGAGCATCGCCAGCTTCCGCGACCGGCCGAGGTCGGTGCCCTTGCCGAGAAGGCGCGAGCTGTACCAGCCGCCGAGGATCGAACCCACGTCGGCGAGGACATAGATCGCCACCAGGGGAGGGCCAAACGACTTGAGGTCGAGCCCGTGCCTTTTGTGGAAGAAGTCGGGCAGCCAGAACAGGAAGGTCCACCAGATGGGGTCGATCAGGAAGCGCCCGCTCATGTAGGCCCAGGCCTGACGCGTGGTGAGCAGGCGCCGCCAAGCGACGGGTTTCTGCGGCTCGACCTTGTCGGACTCGATGTACGCGAGCTCGGCCTGGGTGATGTTCGGATGATCGCGCGGCTTGCGGTAGAAGAGGAACCAGGCGGCGATCCAGACAAGGTTGATCAAGCCGGTAACGACGAACGCCGACTGCCAGCCCATCGCCAATGCAAGTGCAGGGACGATCATCGGTGTGAGGATCGCGCCCAGGTTAGCGCCGGCATTGAAGATGCCGATCGCCAATGCGCGCTCCCGCCGCGGAAACCATTCCGAAGCTGCGGCAAGCGCGGCCGGATAGGTGCCGGACTCTCCGAGCGCGAGGACAACGCGGGCGATCGCGAAACCGCGCGTCGAGGTGAAGAAGGCGTGGGCGATGTGCGCCGCCGTCCACACGCCCATGGCCAGCAAGTAACCGGCTCTCGCACCGATCCGGTCGATGAGGCGGCCGAAGAAGAGGAAGCCGATGCCGTACGCCGCTTGGAACCAGAAGACGACGTCGCCGTATCCACTTTCGGACCAGCCGTAGAGTTCCTGCAGCGTCGGCTTGAGGACGCTGAGAACGAGCCGGTCGATGTAGCTGAGAACGACCGCCGCGAAGAGCAGCCCGCAAATGACCCATCGCAAGCGCGCACCGCGCCCGGGAGGGGCGGCCGGCTGCGCAGGCGAGGCGGTCGTCACCGACGAATTGCAGTCATGGTAGCGGTAACACAGCGGTTGTTGGGCGCTTGGTCAAGCCAGTGCGCCGATACGTTTTACAAGCTCGTCGGGAGCTCGGCCTTGAAGAGGTCTGTGGTACGCTCGATCGCCGCGATTCCGCGCTGTCCGCCTTGCCGGTCGAGCTGGACGATCAGGTCGACGACCGAACGGACGTAGGCGATCGTATCGAGGCGGGAGAGGCCGAGGCCGGTCTGCATCACCATCAGCGAAAGCTGCTCCAGCGCGCCCCGCGGCGAGTTGGCGTGGATGGTGCTGAACGAGCCCGGATGACCCGTGTTGATCGCGCGCAGGAAGCTCACGGCCTCGCCGCCGCGCAGCTCGCCAAGCACGATCCGGTCGGGACGAAGCCTAAGGGCCGCCTGAAGCAGATCGTCGGTGCTGACGCGCGCCTCGCCCGTCTCGCCCTTCACCGCGATCAGGCCGACACCGTTGCGGTTGCTGAGGCGGATTTCCGGCGTGTCCTCGACCAGGATCAGCCGCTCGTGTTCCGGGATCTCGCGCAGCAGCGCGTTGAGGAACGTCGTCTTGCCGCTCGAAGTGCCGCCGGAGATCAGGATCGTCGCCCCGCCGCGCACCGACTTCTTCAGGAAGGTGATGTCGTCCATGCCGGGCTCGCGCTCGTGCCACGACTTGGTCGTGCTGCTGGAGCCCTCACGCTGATAGGCGGTCAAAGGAACATCCAGCAGCCGGTGCCGCCGGATCGACAGCGCGTAATGTCGACGTGTCGCGGGCGGGCTGACGATCTGGATACGCTCGCCGGTTGGCAGCGTGGCCGACAGCAATGGGCGCTCGCGATTGATGCCCTGGTGGCTGAACCGCGCGACCTGGGCAGCGAGACGGCCGAGCAGCACGTCGTCGATCTCCGGGGCGTCGTGCCTCGTCATCCCGAACGTACCCGCGCTCTCGGTCCATACCTCGCCGGGTGCGTTGACCAGGATCTCGGTGACGTTCTCGTCCGCCAGCCACTGCTGGAATGGCGCGAGGTAGGCGGAAAGATAGACGCCGAGGCGGGCTACCTCCGCCGGTGCATTCATCGACGCGCCCCCGAGACGACCGAGAAGTCGAGGTCTTTCGCCGTGAACACGCGGATCGGCTGACCCTGGCGGACCTTGATGGTCGGCGGAATGGTGCCGTTCTGCTGTGCGGCAATCGAGGCTGCGCTCTGGCCGCCCGACATGACGAGCGCCGTTCCCCCGCTTC
This window contains:
- the virB11 gene encoding P-type DNA transfer ATPase VirB11 codes for the protein MNAPAEVARLGVYLSAYLAPFQQWLADENVTEILVNAPGEVWTESAGTFGMTRHDAPEIDDVLLGRLAAQVARFSHQGINRERPLLSATLPTGERIQIVSPPATRRHYALSIRRHRLLDVPLTAYQREGSSSTTKSWHEREPGMDDITFLKKSVRGGATILISGGTSSGKTTFLNALLREIPEHERLILVEDTPEIRLSNRNGVGLIAVKGETGEARVSTDDLLQAALRLRPDRIVLGELRGGEAVSFLRAINTGHPGSFSTIHANSPRGALEQLSLMVMQTGLGLSRLDTIAYVRSVVDLIVQLDRQGGQRGIAAIERTTDLFKAELPTSL
- a CDS encoding MFS transporter, with the translated sequence MRWVICGLLFAAVVLSYIDRLVLSVLKPTLQELYGWSESGYGDVVFWFQAAYGIGFLFFGRLIDRIGARAGYLLAMGVWTAAHIAHAFFTSTRGFAIARVVLALGESGTYPAALAAASEWFPRRERALAIGIFNAGANLGAILTPMIVPALALAMGWQSAFVVTGLINLVWIAAWFLFYRKPRDHPNITQAELAYIESDKVEPQKPVAWRRLLTTRQAWAYMSGRFLIDPIWWTFLFWLPDFFHKRHGLDLKSFGPPLVAIYVLADVGSILGGWYSSRLLGKGTDLGRSRKLAMLACALIVVPVAFAVSVPSVWMAVLLIGLACAGHQGFSANLFSMPADLFPRWAVGSVVGLGGFAGALGGMLMAKYAGWVLETFGSYTPIFIIAGSAYLIALLVVHLINPRYAPVTKFAPATLA